Proteins encoded in a region of the Nonomuraea helvata genome:
- a CDS encoding NB-ARC domain-containing protein has product MREPDAEPPAEPPAGALLRGWRKRALLTQEQLAERAGLNVRTVRRLESSRLWHPRTRSILLLAEALELDGEEQAMLVAVTRGLPAPAHRDDPEGTGPPPAALTVPRQLPADVATLVGRRRELAILEAYQGANTVTVVSIDGMAGTGKTALAVRAAHRLAPRYPDGQLFVNLHGHARSMTPIEPGEALARLLRTLGVPGEHIPRHLDDRAALYRSVLADRKVLIVLDDAADEQQILPLLPAGSNCRLIVTSRRRLTCLDDIRSLSLETLPTMDAVALFTRMAGRERVMGTPVHVLTEVVRRCGLLPLAVRIATVRFRAHPTWSVRHLLDRLTDDPLAELSAGRHSVAAALDLSYERLSTEQRHAYRVLGSRTSTDFGVVAAAALLRTTERQARQLLDQLSDAHLVQEPAPGRYRLHDLVRDHASAVRVASRVPPDLAAAIASPPR; this is encoded by the coding sequence GTGCGGGAGCCCGATGCGGAGCCGCCTGCGGAGCCGCCTGCGGGGGCGCTGCTGCGCGGGTGGCGGAAGCGGGCCTTGCTGACCCAGGAGCAACTCGCCGAAAGAGCCGGTCTCAACGTCCGGACGGTCCGCCGGCTGGAGAGCAGCCGGCTCTGGCACCCGCGCACCAGGTCGATCCTGCTGCTGGCAGAGGCGCTGGAGCTGGACGGCGAAGAGCAGGCGATGCTGGTCGCCGTCACCCGCGGCCTGCCGGCTCCCGCCCATCGCGATGATCCGGAGGGGACCGGCCCACCGCCGGCGGCGCTGACCGTTCCCCGGCAGTTGCCCGCCGATGTCGCGACGCTGGTGGGCCGGAGACGCGAGCTGGCGATCTTGGAGGCGTACCAGGGCGCGAACACGGTGACAGTCGTCTCCATCGACGGTATGGCCGGAACGGGCAAGACGGCGCTGGCCGTGCGCGCCGCCCACCGGCTCGCGCCTCGATATCCCGACGGGCAGCTCTTTGTGAACCTCCACGGCCACGCGCGCTCGATGACGCCGATCGAACCGGGCGAAGCGCTCGCCCGGCTGCTCCGCACGCTCGGCGTGCCCGGCGAGCACATTCCCCGGCACCTCGATGACCGTGCCGCGCTGTACCGCAGCGTGCTGGCCGACCGCAAGGTCCTGATCGTGCTGGACGACGCCGCCGACGAACAGCAGATCCTTCCCCTGCTGCCCGCCGGCTCGAACTGCCGGTTGATCGTCACCAGCCGTCGCCGCCTCACCTGCCTGGACGACATCCGAAGCCTGTCACTGGAGACACTGCCGACGATGGACGCGGTCGCCCTGTTCACCCGCATGGCCGGGCGGGAGCGCGTCATGGGCACTCCGGTGCATGTCCTGACCGAGGTCGTGCGGCGCTGCGGGCTGCTGCCCCTCGCCGTCCGCATCGCCACCGTCCGGTTCCGGGCGCATCCCACCTGGAGTGTGCGGCATCTCCTGGACCGGCTGACGGACGACCCGCTGGCCGAACTGAGTGCCGGACGGCACAGCGTCGCCGCCGCCCTGGACCTGTCCTACGAAAGGCTGTCCACGGAACAGCGGCACGCGTACCGGGTGCTGGGCTCGCGTACCAGCACGGACTTCGGCGTCGTCGCGGCCGCCGCCCTGCTGAGGACGACCGAACGACAGGCCAGACAGCTCCTGGACCAGCTGTCGGACGCCCATCTCGTGCAGGAGCCCGCCCCCGGCCGATACAGGCTCCACGACCTGGTCCGCGACCATGCCTCGGCCGTGCGGGTGGCGAGCCGCGTCCCGCCCGACCTGGCGGCCGCCATCGCGTCGCCGCCGCGGTGA
- a CDS encoding AAA family ATPase, which translates to MDEREEGGRSDDVCPYQGLAPFETAKAGLFFGRTRATLSLLERLGRRWAERGSILLVSGASGVGKSSLLRAGLIPALAEGRLPLTGSQRWPRLLITPTAKPFHALAEAWTQAFGGPAGTWDEQLRDDPRRALSGALSPADRLVLVVDQFEELFTLVTDEQERQAFVRTLDTMAEGPHGAGVVIGVRADYWDRCAAYPQFAEAIQDGQVIVEPMTESDLRLAITGPAAAGGLEIEPGLVETILGELGVDRAEGDRYEAGVLPLLSQALRNTWERREDGTLTVRGYEESGRVRDSVRRTAEEVLGRLPPEDRKTALRLFRRMTLITAGGRVARRRATLAEIHAAAAAHSAERRDQVEALLSAFAGRRLLTLHEDTAEIAHDALLTAWPTLRQWLEPDLAAQAVYDQLVEDAAQWADHHRDPAFLYRGARLLAVDDNRPRWERDPDSFPPSGPTVERFLAASIRETRRAGRRRRLVMAGLAVLSVLALIAAGVAVKAANDADWQRRKASSRQLAAQSEVTGDAPLASMLAVAAWRIAETDEARNRVLSAATRTARGNFSADSKPLTALAFTPDGSTIVTGSDDGTVRFWDAASRRQLGAPISRRKFECSGIKLALSPDGRTLATACGSTVRFYEVATHREPGPPLEHTEVVSAIAYNPDGKTFVTGDFRGVVQQWDVATHRPHGAPMGRPDDGPDLSSIIHGVAYSRDGKILAAGGKDKTARLWDTATSRQLGAPFAGHRQGVDAVALSPDGTLLATLGYDRTGRLWSTATHQQIGMLKDRTAGYESIAFSPDGTRIVTGGDSGRTVLWDTASRQQLLLLADNYSSVGSVAFSPDGKLIAAAGGDGVARLADARTHLQLGTAMPALGAVALSPDGRVLAAGMPDDKNPAIQLWDVATQRPLGPPLNPGGPRRAVYRLSFAPDGRTLLSEGADGLRLWDVASRREIVHERTLSAAVISADGRFAAAQKDKSIVFWDFARRSETGPRITVPDHTDLITAMAISPDGATVASAGFDNRVRLFDVATRREIPGPSYAAQGGFVNAMAFSPNGQRLAFTASDYSIRLWDVPRRRAVGVGLITEDGSANTLAFSPDGEILVTGMSNGDVQLWDLRTYRRLGSPMVGHTKGVTALSYSRDGTTVATVSDDRTARLWNVRTPPDLVAAACANAGRSLTREEWENLVPQEKYRETCP; encoded by the coding sequence ATGGACGAGCGGGAGGAGGGCGGCCGTTCGGACGACGTGTGCCCCTACCAAGGTCTTGCGCCGTTCGAGACGGCGAAAGCCGGGCTGTTCTTCGGGCGTACACGGGCGACGCTCAGCCTCCTCGAACGCCTGGGACGGCGTTGGGCAGAGCGCGGATCCATCCTGCTGGTCTCGGGCGCCTCTGGTGTGGGCAAGTCGTCGCTGTTACGGGCGGGGCTGATACCGGCGCTGGCCGAAGGCAGGCTGCCACTCACCGGATCACAGCGTTGGCCGCGCCTGCTCATCACACCCACCGCGAAGCCGTTCCACGCGCTTGCCGAAGCGTGGACGCAGGCGTTCGGCGGGCCCGCCGGAACATGGGACGAGCAGTTGCGGGACGATCCACGGCGGGCACTGTCGGGAGCTCTCTCCCCCGCCGACCGTCTCGTCCTGGTGGTCGACCAGTTCGAGGAGCTGTTCACCCTGGTGACCGACGAGCAGGAGCGCCAGGCGTTCGTCAGGACCCTGGACACCATGGCCGAGGGCCCGCACGGCGCCGGAGTGGTCATCGGCGTGCGCGCCGACTACTGGGACCGCTGCGCCGCCTACCCGCAGTTCGCCGAGGCCATCCAGGACGGTCAGGTCATCGTCGAACCGATGACGGAGTCGGACCTGCGGCTGGCCATCACCGGCCCCGCGGCCGCGGGCGGCCTGGAGATCGAGCCCGGTCTGGTGGAGACCATCCTGGGCGAGCTGGGCGTCGACCGGGCCGAGGGTGATCGCTACGAGGCCGGGGTCCTGCCCCTGCTCTCGCAGGCTCTGCGCAACACCTGGGAGAGACGTGAGGACGGCACCCTGACCGTCCGGGGCTACGAGGAATCCGGCCGGGTCCGCGATTCCGTGCGCCGTACGGCCGAGGAGGTCCTCGGGCGGCTGCCGCCTGAAGACCGCAAGACCGCGCTCAGGCTCTTCCGGCGGATGACACTGATCACCGCGGGAGGCCGGGTGGCGCGGCGCAGGGCGACGCTGGCCGAGATCCACGCCGCCGCGGCCGCGCACTCCGCGGAGCGGCGGGACCAGGTCGAGGCGCTGCTGTCCGCGTTCGCCGGCCGGCGCCTGCTCACCCTGCACGAGGACACCGCCGAGATCGCCCACGACGCGCTCCTGACCGCCTGGCCCACCCTGCGGCAGTGGCTCGAACCCGACCTCGCCGCGCAAGCGGTGTACGACCAGCTCGTCGAGGACGCCGCGCAGTGGGCCGACCATCACCGCGACCCCGCATTCCTCTACCGGGGCGCCCGGCTGCTGGCCGTGGACGACAACCGGCCCCGCTGGGAGCGCGACCCCGACAGCTTTCCGCCGTCCGGCCCCACCGTGGAGCGCTTTCTCGCGGCCTCCATACGGGAGACGCGGCGAGCGGGCCGCCGCCGCCGTCTCGTCATGGCCGGCCTCGCGGTGCTGTCGGTGCTCGCCCTCATCGCGGCAGGCGTCGCCGTCAAGGCCGCGAACGACGCCGACTGGCAGCGCAGGAAGGCGAGCTCCCGCCAGCTCGCGGCGCAGAGCGAGGTCACCGGCGACGCCCCCCTCGCCTCGATGCTCGCCGTGGCGGCCTGGCGGATCGCCGAGACCGACGAGGCCCGCAACCGCGTGCTGTCCGCGGCGACCCGCACCGCCCGGGGGAACTTCAGCGCGGACTCGAAGCCCCTGACGGCGCTGGCGTTCACCCCCGACGGTTCGACCATCGTGACAGGGAGCGACGACGGCACCGTACGGTTCTGGGACGCGGCGTCGCGTCGGCAGCTCGGCGCCCCGATCAGCCGCCGGAAGTTCGAGTGCTCGGGCATCAAGCTGGCCCTCAGTCCCGACGGCCGTACGCTGGCCACGGCGTGTGGCAGCACCGTCCGGTTCTACGAGGTGGCCACCCATCGCGAGCCGGGCCCCCCGCTGGAGCACACCGAGGTCGTGTCGGCGATCGCGTACAACCCGGACGGGAAGACCTTCGTGACCGGCGACTTCAGGGGCGTCGTCCAGCAGTGGGACGTGGCCACGCACCGTCCGCACGGCGCGCCCATGGGCCGCCCCGACGACGGGCCCGACCTGTCGAGCATCATCCACGGGGTGGCCTACAGCCGGGACGGGAAGATCCTGGCCGCCGGGGGCAAGGACAAGACCGCCCGTCTCTGGGACACCGCCACCTCCCGCCAGCTCGGCGCTCCCTTCGCCGGACACCGCCAGGGCGTCGACGCGGTCGCCCTCAGCCCGGACGGCACCCTGCTCGCGACCCTGGGCTATGACCGGACGGGGCGCCTGTGGAGCACGGCCACGCACCAGCAGATCGGGATGCTCAAGGACCGCACCGCCGGTTACGAGTCGATCGCCTTCAGCCCGGACGGCACCCGGATCGTCACCGGCGGGGACAGCGGCCGTACCGTCCTGTGGGACACGGCCAGCCGACAGCAGTTGCTCCTGCTCGCCGACAACTACAGCAGCGTCGGCAGCGTGGCGTTCAGCCCGGACGGGAAGCTGATCGCCGCCGCCGGCGGCGACGGCGTGGCACGGCTGGCCGACGCCCGGACCCACCTGCAACTCGGGACCGCCATGCCCGCGCTGGGCGCCGTCGCGCTGAGTCCTGACGGACGGGTCCTGGCCGCCGGCATGCCCGACGACAAGAACCCGGCGATCCAGCTCTGGGACGTGGCCACCCAGCGTCCCCTCGGCCCTCCGCTGAACCCCGGGGGCCCTCGCCGTGCGGTGTACCGGCTCAGCTTCGCCCCCGACGGGCGGACGCTCCTGTCGGAAGGCGCCGACGGCCTGCGGCTCTGGGATGTCGCGAGCCGCCGCGAGATCGTCCATGAAAGGACGCTCTCGGCCGCCGTGATCAGCGCCGACGGCAGGTTCGCCGCCGCCCAGAAGGACAAGTCCATCGTGTTCTGGGATTTCGCGCGCCGCAGTGAGACCGGGCCGCGCATCACCGTCCCCGACCACACCGACCTCATCACGGCGATGGCGATCAGCCCCGACGGGGCCACTGTGGCGAGCGCGGGCTTCGACAACCGGGTACGGCTCTTCGACGTGGCCACCCGCCGCGAGATCCCGGGCCCGTCGTACGCGGCCCAGGGCGGGTTCGTCAACGCCATGGCGTTCAGCCCCAACGGTCAGAGGCTGGCGTTCACGGCCTCCGACTACAGCATCCGGCTGTGGGACGTGCCGCGCCGCCGCGCGGTCGGCGTCGGCCTGATCACCGAGGACGGCTCGGCGAACACGCTCGCGTTCAGCCCGGACGGCGAGATCCTCGTCACCGGCATGTCCAACGGCGACGTGCAGCTGTGGGACCTGCGGACGTACCGGCGGCTCGGCTCCCCGATGGTCGGCCACACCAAGGGCGTGACCGCGCTCTCCTACAGCCGGGACGGCACGACCGTCGCCACGGTGTCGGACGACAGGACGGCGCGGCTGTGGAACGTCCGCACGCCCCCCGACCTGGTGGCCGCGGCGTGCGCCAATGCGGGCCGCTCCCTCACCCGGGAGGAGTGGGAGAATCTGGTACCACAGGAGAAATACCGCGAGACGTGTCCGTGA
- a CDS encoding NACHT domain-containing protein: MIADRPSQPDPAQAGSVADFVRSLVQLRQWAGQPSLSRLRSLGGQTVTPDGAMVDALPKSTTSHVLRQTDRLPRWDFVRAFVTACLRSCDVPDELIPEELERWRAARTALAEPVAPPPSGAEERTSPAMPPEPREDHALELLSRRVVREEDRARKGLLSGYNIAPVSFGLYADSIRRDDVPGELADDLHSIGRLFTGLRPQRLLVVGASGSGKTVLAIELVLQLLEPFVAADGRPGHPRMVPVRLNAARWTLGRPFEPWLAEQLVQDFGLALEDALRLVRDRRVLPVVDGLDELDPEPSMGSPRRAIGLLTELNRYSDLSGRRPGAVVVTCRADRHAELRAAGVELDNAARIHLHSLTTEQISTYLHARWPDGHLCEKHRDDIHAALSGPAGKAVHTALATPWRLLLTVTAVEAGADPVELLRVDPRTDPREGAVSIGRRLLEAYVPAATGLTPRAALGTPYRSRQVRSWLVHLADHLRWQATRTAEEDRPPPGLTAIDIVPHLLWPIGGRRRVQALHCLCSVIFAVIAMLAFWTGSAVDSPGDLRAGLDPEQLLTLALMAGWVAVATGLSLSPWPAAAGGRADVPRGRRITGGLLGALAGLPVGVLGGLAGLVLTGERIFGPVFAVAAGGTGGLALGAVIGLTAAGRRGAERMTVSEVVRTELVTLVGFGLCGALTGLAPLRLSHAGPVPLAAGVTGAFVLAFTLGVLFKITTGGWSKDAELAHPREALHRNLTIGLAFGLTGGVAAFLVFVMNQDIVESLACAIVGGVTFGLAFGAIAWTRTMIGLVVAAMRGLLPLRLWDFLDWACEARLLRVSGATYQFRHRELQDFLTPSGSAGKGTGRLWAGRRRAGAR; encoded by the coding sequence GTGATCGCGGACCGTCCCTCTCAGCCCGATCCCGCCCAGGCCGGCAGCGTGGCGGACTTCGTCCGGTCGCTGGTCCAGCTCAGGCAGTGGGCGGGGCAGCCGTCTCTGAGCAGGCTGCGCTCTCTCGGCGGCCAGACGGTGACCCCGGACGGGGCCATGGTCGACGCGCTGCCGAAGAGCACGACCTCGCACGTTCTGCGGCAGACTGACAGGCTGCCGCGGTGGGATTTCGTGAGAGCCTTCGTCACCGCCTGCCTACGCTCCTGCGACGTTCCGGACGAACTGATTCCCGAAGAGCTCGAACGCTGGCGAGCCGCACGGACGGCCCTGGCCGAACCGGTCGCTCCACCCCCTTCCGGCGCCGAGGAGCGGACGTCCCCGGCCATGCCGCCGGAGCCTCGAGAAGATCACGCACTCGAGCTGCTGTCACGGCGAGTGGTCCGGGAAGAGGACAGGGCGCGGAAAGGGCTGCTGAGCGGCTACAACATCGCGCCCGTCTCCTTCGGGCTGTACGCCGACTCGATCCGTCGCGACGACGTACCCGGCGAGTTGGCGGACGATCTGCACTCGATCGGCCGGCTCTTCACCGGCCTGCGCCCGCAGCGCCTGCTCGTCGTGGGCGCATCGGGATCGGGCAAGACGGTGCTCGCCATCGAACTGGTGCTGCAACTCCTGGAGCCCTTCGTGGCCGCCGACGGACGGCCCGGTCACCCGCGGATGGTGCCGGTGCGCCTGAACGCGGCCCGATGGACCTTGGGAAGGCCGTTCGAACCATGGCTGGCCGAGCAGCTGGTGCAGGACTTCGGGCTCGCGCTCGAGGACGCCCTGCGGCTGGTACGTGATCGCCGGGTACTGCCGGTGGTGGACGGACTGGACGAACTGGACCCCGAGCCGTCGATGGGCTCACCCCGCCGGGCGATCGGACTGCTGACCGAGCTCAACCGGTACAGCGACCTGTCCGGGCGACGGCCGGGGGCGGTCGTCGTGACCTGTCGAGCCGATCGTCACGCCGAGCTGCGCGCGGCCGGGGTCGAGCTCGACAACGCCGCCCGGATCCATCTCCACAGCCTGACCACCGAACAGATCAGCACGTACCTGCACGCCCGCTGGCCGGACGGCCATCTTTGCGAAAAGCACCGCGACGACATCCATGCGGCACTGTCCGGACCGGCGGGGAAGGCCGTTCACACCGCTCTCGCCACACCCTGGCGACTGCTGCTGACCGTCACCGCCGTGGAGGCCGGTGCCGATCCCGTCGAGCTGCTCCGGGTGGATCCGCGCACCGACCCGCGTGAGGGAGCGGTGTCGATCGGCCGAAGGTTGCTGGAGGCGTACGTCCCGGCGGCGACCGGCCTCACACCCCGCGCCGCCCTGGGCACTCCGTACCGGTCCCGTCAGGTGCGATCGTGGCTCGTGCACCTCGCGGACCACCTGCGCTGGCAGGCCACCCGCACCGCCGAGGAGGACCGGCCGCCGCCCGGTCTGACGGCGATCGACATCGTCCCCCACCTGCTGTGGCCGATCGGCGGCCGGCGCCGGGTCCAGGCGTTGCACTGCCTGTGCAGTGTGATCTTCGCGGTCATCGCCATGCTGGCCTTCTGGACGGGCTCGGCGGTCGACAGCCCTGGCGACCTGCGTGCCGGACTCGACCCGGAACAGCTGCTCACCTTGGCCCTCATGGCGGGCTGGGTGGCCGTCGCAACCGGCCTGTCGCTGTCGCCGTGGCCGGCCGCAGCCGGTGGGCGGGCCGATGTCCCTCGCGGGCGGCGCATCACCGGCGGTCTGCTCGGCGCCCTGGCGGGCCTCCCCGTCGGAGTGCTCGGTGGCCTGGCCGGGCTGGTACTGACCGGAGAACGCATCTTCGGTCCCGTCTTCGCCGTCGCCGCGGGGGGAACCGGTGGGCTGGCGCTCGGAGCGGTCATCGGGCTGACCGCCGCCGGTCGGCGCGGGGCCGAGCGCATGACCGTGTCCGAGGTGGTCCGCACCGAACTCGTCACCCTGGTGGGCTTCGGACTGTGCGGCGCGCTCACCGGGCTGGCGCCGCTGCGGCTGTCCCACGCCGGCCCGGTGCCGCTGGCCGCGGGCGTCACCGGGGCCTTCGTGCTGGCCTTCACGCTCGGGGTGCTGTTCAAGATCACCACTGGCGGCTGGAGCAAGGACGCGGAGCTCGCCCACCCGCGGGAAGCCCTTCACCGCAACCTGACGATCGGGCTGGCGTTCGGCCTCACCGGCGGTGTGGCCGCGTTTCTGGTGTTCGTCATGAACCAGGACATCGTCGAGTCACTGGCGTGCGCGATCGTCGGCGGCGTGACCTTCGGCCTGGCCTTCGGCGCGATCGCCTGGACCCGCACCATGATCGGGCTGGTCGTCGCGGCCATGCGCGGTCTGCTTCCGTTGCGGCTGTGGGACTTTCTCGACTGGGCCTGCGAGGCACGGCTGCTGCGCGTCTCCGGCGCCACGTACCAGTTCCGGCACCGCGAGCTCCAGGACTTCCTGACTCCGTCCGGGAGCGCCGGGAAGGGGACCGGCCGCCTCTGGGCTGGGAGGAGGCGGGCCGGTGCGCGCTAG
- a CDS encoding MFS transporter — MSSTSAAQRSGAIISVLAAAGITVSLMQTLIVPLIATLPTLLHTTPADAFWAITATLLAGAVAMPVSGRLGDLYGKRRVMMVSALLLAAGSLVCAPANSLAPMVIGRTLQGLGMGVIPLGIAIMRDVLPPERLGSAIGLMSSSLGVGGALGLPAAALVAQYVSWHALFWAAAGLGLLMSVLILLIVPESPVKSPGRFDFVGAAGLAAGLVLLLLPISKGSDWGWTSGTTLGMFAAAAVILLLWGWWELRRPAPLIDLRTSVRRQVLMTNLASIVIGFAMYAMSLITPQLLQLPAATGYGLGRSMVEAGLWMAPSGLMMMAISPVAARLSAARGPKTSLLLGTVIIAAGYLMALGLMDHAWGVLVFSAVVAAGIGFAYAAMPSIIMSAVPLTETAAANGLNSLMRSIGTSCASAVLGAVLANLTIKFGPATLPSEAGFRAGFIIGGGVALVAALIVLAIPGRRTAAHPAPPDRPADADREVRAH; from the coding sequence ATGAGTTCGACGTCCGCCGCCCAGCGCAGCGGAGCGATCATCAGTGTGCTGGCCGCGGCGGGCATCACGGTCTCGCTGATGCAGACCCTGATCGTCCCGCTCATCGCCACCCTGCCGACGCTGCTGCACACCACCCCCGCCGACGCCTTCTGGGCCATCACCGCGACCCTGCTGGCCGGCGCGGTGGCGATGCCCGTCTCGGGACGGCTCGGTGACCTGTACGGCAAGCGCCGCGTCATGATGGTCAGCGCGCTCCTGCTGGCCGCCGGCTCCCTGGTGTGCGCGCCCGCCAACTCGCTGGCCCCCATGGTGATCGGCCGTACGCTGCAGGGGCTCGGCATGGGCGTGATCCCGCTGGGCATCGCCATCATGCGTGACGTGCTGCCGCCGGAGCGGCTCGGCTCGGCCATCGGGCTGATGAGCTCCTCGCTCGGTGTGGGCGGCGCGCTCGGCCTGCCCGCCGCCGCGCTCGTCGCCCAGTACGTCAGCTGGCACGCGCTGTTCTGGGCCGCGGCCGGGCTCGGCCTGCTGATGAGCGTCCTGATCCTGCTGATCGTGCCGGAGTCGCCGGTCAAGTCGCCGGGACGCTTCGACTTCGTCGGGGCGGCGGGGCTGGCGGCCGGCCTGGTCCTGCTCCTGCTGCCGATCTCCAAGGGCAGCGACTGGGGCTGGACGAGCGGCACCACGCTCGGGATGTTCGCCGCCGCGGCGGTGATCCTGCTGCTGTGGGGATGGTGGGAGCTGCGCAGGCCCGCGCCGCTGATCGACCTGCGCACCAGCGTGCGCCGCCAGGTGCTGATGACCAACCTGGCCTCGATCGTCATCGGCTTCGCCATGTACGCGATGTCGCTGATCACGCCCCAGCTGCTGCAGCTGCCCGCGGCCACCGGCTACGGCCTGGGACGTTCGATGGTCGAGGCCGGCCTGTGGATGGCGCCGTCCGGGCTCATGATGATGGCGATCTCGCCCGTGGCGGCGCGCCTGTCCGCGGCGCGGGGACCCAAGACGTCCCTGCTGCTCGGCACCGTCATCATCGCCGCCGGCTACCTCATGGCACTCGGACTCATGGACCACGCGTGGGGAGTCCTGGTCTTCTCCGCGGTGGTCGCCGCGGGGATCGGCTTCGCGTACGCGGCCATGCCGTCCATCATCATGAGCGCCGTGCCGCTCACCGAGACGGCCGCCGCCAACGGGCTCAACAGCCTGATGCGCTCGATCGGCACGTCCTGCGCCAGCGCCGTGCTCGGGGCGGTGCTGGCCAACCTGACGATCAAGTTCGGTCCCGCGACGCTGCCGTCCGAGGCCGGCTTCCGCGCCGGCTTCATCATCGGCGGCGGCGTGGCCCTGGTGGCGGCACTCATCGTCCTGGCCATCCCGGGCCGGCGCACCGCCGCCCACCCGGCGCCCCCCGACCGGCCCGCCGACGCCGACCGCGAGGTCCGCGCACACTAG
- a CDS encoding MarR family winged helix-turn-helix transcriptional regulator, translated as MGLVREEIVHIERELMLIGRYKELAATAAPVQERRLERGSSYILLSRLEAEGPMSIGQLAQAFSLDTSTVNRQTAVLLREGLAERIPDPEGGMARKLRITDEGLRRVAGEREYRLNGLATVLKDWSPEELASFAEGLAHFNASIEH; from the coding sequence GTGGGACTCGTGCGCGAGGAGATCGTTCACATCGAGCGCGAGCTCATGCTCATCGGCCGCTACAAGGAGCTGGCGGCGACGGCCGCGCCTGTCCAGGAACGGCGGCTCGAGCGCGGCAGCAGCTACATCCTGCTCAGCCGGCTCGAGGCCGAGGGACCGATGTCGATCGGCCAGCTCGCGCAGGCCTTCAGCCTCGACACCTCCACCGTCAACCGGCAGACCGCCGTCCTGCTCCGCGAGGGCCTGGCCGAGCGCATCCCCGACCCCGAGGGCGGGATGGCACGCAAGCTCCGCATCACCGACGAGGGCCTGCGCCGGGTCGCCGGGGAACGCGAGTACCGGCTCAACGGCCTGGCCACGGTCCTGAAGGACTGGTCCCCGGAGGAGCTGGCCTCTTTCGCCGAAGGCCTGGCGCACTTCAACGCCAGCATCGAGCACTAG
- a CDS encoding alcohol dehydrogenase catalytic domain-containing protein → MKALRWYGRGDVRLDDVEVPRPGPGEVLIAVTLCGICGSDVEEYHSGPIVVPVSPHPLTGRAAPLTLGHEIVGVVVDPGAGVTLASGTPVVPDVVLGCGRCWWCARGEYPLCERGAALGLQDDGGLAEYLVAPADRCVPLPGGLPAEVAVFAEPAAVAVRALDKAGDVSGAVVAVVGAGTIGLLVAQVARCRGAAAIVAVDPDPGRRALAGSCGLVAASPGDAADAAVRELTGGRGADVVVESAGTASAVTGAVSLCRRGGTTVLLGVTPEPAALPALDVVLGEKRVLGSASHRWDTDVRGAVALLHGGHVRVDQLPVQTVPLAEAVRRGLADPPRDLLKTIVEVAGVRD, encoded by the coding sequence ATGAAGGCACTGCGCTGGTACGGGCGCGGCGACGTCCGGCTGGACGACGTCGAGGTGCCCAGGCCCGGCCCCGGCGAGGTGCTGATCGCGGTCACGCTCTGCGGCATCTGCGGCAGCGACGTGGAGGAGTACCACTCGGGCCCGATCGTGGTGCCCGTGTCGCCGCACCCGCTGACCGGCCGGGCGGCGCCGCTCACCCTCGGGCACGAGATCGTCGGCGTGGTGGTGGACCCCGGCGCGGGCGTCACCCTCGCATCCGGCACCCCGGTCGTGCCCGACGTCGTGCTGGGCTGCGGCCGGTGCTGGTGGTGCGCTCGAGGGGAGTACCCGCTGTGCGAGCGCGGGGCGGCGCTCGGGCTGCAGGACGACGGCGGGCTGGCGGAGTACCTGGTGGCGCCGGCCGATCGCTGCGTTCCCCTGCCCGGCGGCCTCCCCGCCGAGGTCGCCGTCTTCGCCGAGCCCGCGGCGGTCGCCGTACGCGCGCTCGACAAGGCCGGTGACGTGTCCGGCGCCGTGGTCGCGGTCGTGGGGGCCGGCACGATCGGGCTGCTGGTCGCCCAGGTGGCCAGGTGCCGCGGCGCGGCGGCGATCGTCGCGGTCGACCCGGATCCGGGCCGCCGAGCGCTGGCCGGCTCATGCGGGCTCGTCGCCGCTTCTCCCGGCGACGCCGCGGACGCCGCCGTGCGCGAGCTGACCGGCGGGCGTGGCGCCGACGTCGTCGTGGAGAGCGCGGGGACGGCCTCCGCTGTCACGGGCGCGGTGTCGCTCTGCCGGCGCGGCGGCACCACCGTCCTGCTCGGCGTGACGCCGGAACCGGCCGCCCTTCCCGCGCTGGACGTGGTGCTGGGGGAGAAGCGCGTCCTCGGGTCGGCCTCGCACCGGTGGGACACCGACGTGCGCGGGGCGGTCGCCCTGCTGCACGGCGGGCACGTCCGCGTGGATCAGCTGCCGGTGCAGACGGTCCCGCTGGCGGAAGCCGTACGGCGTGGGCTGGCCGACCCGCCGCGGGACCTGCTGAAGACCATCGTCGAGGTGGCGGGCGTGCGCGACTGA